A region from the Fusobacterium sp. IOR10 genome encodes:
- a CDS encoding IS3 family transposase yields the protein MDYYNNQRIKIKLKGLTPAEYRNQSLN from the coding sequence ATTGATTATTATAATAATCAGAGAATTAAAATAAAATTAAAAGGATTAACTCCTGCAGAATACAGGAATCAATCCTTAAATTAA